The genomic stretch GCTTCGTCGCCCTGGTGATGGGCTTTACCAAATGGGTCGTGCGCGGGCGCGTGCGTGCCATTCTGGTGGTGGTGCTGGTATCTGGCAGCGCCTTATTTGTCGCCTGGCAGCTTTTGCCGAAGCTCGATTATCTGCCGGAGGGCAACCGCAATCTGGTGTTCGGCGTGGTGGTGCCGCCACCCGGCTATAATCTCGATACCACCAGCGGCATCGCCGAGCGCATCGAAAACGCAGTGCGCCCCTTGTGGGCAACCGAAACCGGCCCCGTATCCGAGCCCGGCGGGCCGCCCAAAATGGAGCGTTTCTTTTTTGTCACGTTGCGCTCGCGCGCCTTTGTCGGCGCGGTGTCGATGGAGCCGCAGCGCGCCGGAGAGTTGATCGATCCCATTCGTATTCCAGTGTTCAAAGAGCCCGGGACCTTCGGCTTCGTCAGCCAGACCAGTCTGTTCGGCCGCACCATCGGCGGCGGCCGCAAGATCGATCTCGACATCTCCGGCCCCGATCTGGAGACCGTTCTCGAGGTGGCCGTGAACGCGGTGGGGCGGCTGTTCGCGGTGATGCCTTATTCCGAAGGCAACCAGATGCGCCCGGTGCCCGGGCTGGAAATGGGCGCGCCGGAAGTGCGCATCACGCCGAACCAGGTTTTGCTCGGCGACAATGGCCTGAATGCGCTCGAACTCGGCCTCACGGTAGATGCCTTCAATGACGGTCTTCGGGTCGATGAAATCACCATCGGCGGCGAGCGTTTTGATCTGATGCTAACTGGCCCTAAGCGCGGGGTCGGACAGACCCAGGACATCGAGTCACTGCCCGTGGTCACGCGCGACGGCACCATCCTGCCGGTCGGCGCGCTGGCCGATATTCTGGTCACCGAAGGGCCGAGCCTGATCCGCCATGTTGAACGTGAGCGCACGGTCACCCTGGAAATCCGCCCCGCTGCGTCGGTGCCGCTCGAAGTGGCGATGCAGACGCTGGAGGAAAGCGTCATCGGTGCGCTGACGGCTGAAGGCCTGCCGCCTGGTATCTCCATGAATCTCTCTGGGACGGCGGATCAATTGACCAAAACCTGGGACGCCATGGTGCTCAACTTGGCGCTCGCTATTGTCATTGTCTATCTGATCATGGCCGTGCTGTTCGAGAGCTTCGTCTACCCTTTCATCATCATGCTGTCGGTGCCGACCGCGGCGGCAGGCGGCGTGCTCGGCTTGATCCTGTTCAATCTCGACCGCTTCCAGCCGCTCGACATGTTGACGGTGCTGGGCTTTGTCATCTTAATCGGCATCGTCGTCAATAATGCGATTCTATTGGTCCATCAGACCCTGCATCACATGCGCGCCGACGATATGGAAGTGCAAGAAGCCATTATCGAAGCGACGCGCAACCGCATCCGGCCGATTTTCATGTCGACCGTCACTAGTGTCGTCGGCATGTTGCCGCTGGTGCTGTTCCCCGGCGCCGGCTCCGAGCTATACCGCGGCCTCGGTTCGGTCGTGGTCGGTGGCCTCGCGCTCTCCGCCATCCTGACGCTTTTGATCGTCCCGCCGATGATGACCGTCCTCGCCCGTAAACCGCGTAAGAAAGCGAGCGACATGCCAGCGCCTGTGCAAGCAGCCAAGGCCGGCGCTGATTAACACCCAACTTGATTGGGCGCTCTCTCCCAAGCAAGCCATAGCGCTGCAAAAAGAGCTGGCGGCCAATGTCGAGTTGAGTGACCGGTTCTCGCCCGGTGGACGGCGTACACTCAAGTATATCGCCGGGCTCGATGTCGCGTTCGAGGATGGCGGCAAGATCACGCGTGGCGCGGTAGTGGTTCTGCGCTTGAAGGACCTCGTCCCGGTCGCCAGCGCCTTGGCGCGCCGCCCCACGGTGTTTCCATATATCCCCGGCCTGTTGTCGTTCCGCGAGGTGCCGGTTCTCTTGGATGCTTTAGCGATGCTCGACATCGCGCCCGATATCCTGATGTGCGACGGCCACGGCATCGCTCATCCGCGCCGCTTCGGCATCGCCTGCCATCTCGGCTTGTTGACGGACCTGCCCGCAATCGGTGTCGGCAAGTCCCGTCTCACCGGCAGCCATGAAGAGCCCGGCCCTGACAAAGGCGATTGGACCCCGCTCGTCGCAAAACCGAAAGGCGGCGCATCCAAGGGCGGCGAGCGCGCGACGCGCCTCGGCAACGTCCTCCGCACCCGTTCC from Pseudomonadota bacterium encodes the following:
- a CDS encoding efflux RND transporter permease subunit, with the translated sequence MNLIRLSIARPIAIIAAVLMILLFGLVALQTIPIQLTPDVRKPVLTITTNWVGASPAEVEREVTNRQEEVLKGLEGLSRMVSQSQDNSSEITLEFNVGHNMDRALLLVANSLDRVDGYPEETDEPTIRAASAEDSAIAWFIIQRREGNVRPMHEYGDFIEDTIKERLERVPGVARVNMFGGSERELRVTVDPKKMARYGLTVPDVVTALRGANTSISAGDITEGKRRYIVRTDSELKTPDRVRAVLLRSSADLATGRLARVTLGDIGDVRFGYKDPVARIRTLGEPAMAVNAIRETGANVMVTMEGVRQAVRELNETAMPDALLTLEHVYDETVYIDSAIELVQQNIWMGGTLAIIVLMLFLRSFGATVIIAIAIPVSVVGSFVAMALLGRSINVVSLAGFAFAVGMVVDAAIVVLENIYRLRQQGMSRVEAAYEGARQVWGAVFVSALTTVLVFVPILVMQLEAGQLFRDIAVAISVSVLLSLLVAITLIPSLASRILSRSRGAAGDALDTPRRISIPVVDQFARGFVALVMGFTKWVVRGRVRAILVVVLVSGSALFVAWQLLPKLDYLPEGNRNLVFGVVVPPPGYNLDTTSGIAERIENAVRPLWATETGPVSEPGGPPKMERFFFVTLRSRAFVGAVSMEPQRAGELIDPIRIPVFKEPGTFGFVSQTSLFGRTIGGGRKIDLDISGPDLETVLEVAVNAVGRLFAVMPYSEGNQMRPVPGLEMGAPEVRITPNQVLLGDNGLNALELGLTVDAFNDGLRVDEITIGGERFDLMLTGPKRGVGQTQDIESLPVVTRDGTILPVGALADILVTEGPSLIRHVERERTVTLEIRPAASVPLEVAMQTLEESVIGALTAEGLPPGISMNLSGTADQLTKTWDAMVLNLALAIVIVYLIMAVLFESFVYPFIIMLSVPTAAAGGVLGLILFNLDRFQPLDMLTVLGFVILIGIVVNNAILLVHQTLHHMRADDMEVQEAIIEATRNRIRPIFMSTVTSVVGMLPLVLFPGAGSELYRGLGSVVVGGLALSAILTLLIVPPMMTVLARKPRKKASDMPAPVQAAKAGAD
- the nfi gene encoding deoxyribonuclease V (cleaves DNA at apurinic or apyrimidinic sites), with the protein product MINTQLDWALSPKQAIALQKELAANVELSDRFSPGGRRTLKYIAGLDVAFEDGGKITRGAVVVLRLKDLVPVASALARRPTVFPYIPGLLSFREVPVLLDALAMLDIAPDILMCDGHGIAHPRRFGIACHLGLLTDLPAIGVGKSRLTGSHEEPGPDKGDWTPLVAKPKGGASKGGERATRLGNVLRTRSGVKPVYVSTGHRVNLSTALAITLRCTTRYRLPEPVRLADKLSKAR